One window from the genome of Patescibacteria group bacterium encodes:
- a CDS encoding DUF2339 domain-containing protein: MPTLKSLQKELDELKRQNRLIIDSLKTLTAGYNNDAQLTQVIQEVESRREAKIAAVPEEKIEPAVPAEKKMNEAGLEEKIGKKWFAFIGIFALVVGIGFFVKYLSDNGFLGPVARMTMGFIAGISLIVIGEIASRRQRYAKWGKVLVGGGLAAIYFLVYAAYNFTEYRQAIGITQGWDIFFLGIVALITVGFSLKDNLQIVAAEAFMLGLFTCLLSSDFGYLMLVYNLFLAVAMAAVVVYKKWPLLGLAAIFGTFIIYFVWRQDNNDFSVGAMFLGAYFLCYILQSAFVARQDKNPQIENRVIISGLANSILFFFAGLELVEYFYPAYDAVFCLGLSIFHLACCAIAYFSGRKKISQVYFYLGAAFLAIAIPLYFEKSLITITWSILALVLLASYLKTNYRPMEYFYYCLSFVIGWRILLFDSRLGSFSWDNLGDSARALSFCSAAICFYLGYFLIARAREKISAGFEELVPYFYAILPTFILAILPLLEGGDNSQFLTIYWSALFAVLLAISAVKRFAEFRTVALIVGLAIFAKMLFYDLIFMDGFSHVAEEWRLLAYLIGIVLLYAGYILNLRQKELLSAAMKKLPVIYSWLGVGALFIMLWLELSGYWISVGWAILALALVLLGFVWNKRELRYQGIAVLAVTIFKVFLYDTSKLESIYRTISFMVLGVILLAASFLYNKYKEKIKRIL; encoded by the coding sequence ATGCCGACGCTCAAATCATTACAAAAAGAATTGGATGAATTAAAACGTCAAAACCGGTTGATCATTGATTCCTTGAAAACTTTGACGGCGGGGTATAATAATGATGCTCAACTAACGCAAGTGATCCAGGAAGTTGAATCACGGCGGGAGGCGAAGATCGCCGCAGTGCCGGAAGAAAAAATTGAACCGGCGGTTCCGGCCGAGAAAAAAATGAATGAAGCCGGCTTGGAAGAAAAGATCGGCAAAAAATGGTTTGCCTTTATCGGAATTTTTGCCTTGGTCGTCGGTATCGGTTTTTTTGTCAAATACTTAAGCGACAATGGTTTTTTGGGCCCGGTAGCGAGGATGACCATGGGTTTTATCGCCGGAATTTCTTTGATCGTGATCGGGGAAATCGCGTCTCGGCGGCAAAGATACGCCAAATGGGGAAAGGTTCTGGTCGGCGGCGGTTTAGCGGCGATTTATTTTTTGGTTTATGCCGCTTATAATTTCACCGAGTATCGCCAGGCGATCGGGATCACCCAGGGCTGGGATATTTTTTTCTTAGGTATTGTCGCCCTGATAACCGTCGGCTTTTCGCTTAAGGATAATCTGCAAATTGTCGCCGCGGAAGCTTTCATGCTCGGCTTGTTCACTTGTCTGTTAAGTTCTGATTTCGGGTATTTGATGCTGGTTTACAATTTATTCTTGGCCGTAGCGATGGCAGCGGTGGTTGTTTATAAAAAATGGCCGTTGCTTGGCTTGGCCGCGATTTTCGGCACCTTCATCATTTATTTTGTTTGGCGCCAAGATAATAATGATTTTTCGGTCGGCGCGATGTTCCTCGGCGCCTATTTCCTTTGTTATATTCTCCAGTCGGCGTTCGTCGCCCGCCAAGATAAAAATCCGCAGATCGAGAATCGGGTGATTATTTCCGGCTTGGCTAATTCAATTTTATTTTTCTTTGCCGGCTTGGAGCTGGTTGAGTATTTTTATCCGGCCTATGACGCCGTTTTTTGCCTGGGCTTGTCGATCTTTCATCTTGCCTGTTGCGCGATTGCCTATTTTTCCGGCCGCAAAAAAATTTCCCAAGTCTATTTTTATCTCGGCGCGGCCTTTCTGGCCATCGCCATTCCGTTGTATTTTGAAAAAAGTTTGATCACCATCACTTGGTCGATCCTGGCCTTGGTTCTTTTGGCGTCATATCTCAAAACAAATTACCGGCCGATGGAATATTTTTATTATTGTTTGAGTTTTGTCATCGGCTGGAGAATATTATTGTTCGATTCCCGGCTGGGTTCTTTTTCCTGGGATAACTTGGGCGACAGCGCCAGGGCTTTGTCGTTTTGTTCGGCCGCGATTTGTTTTTATCTGGGTTATTTTTTGATCGCTCGAGCCCGGGAAAAAATTTCCGCCGGCTTCGAAGAATTGGTGCCGTATTTTTACGCGATTTTGCCGACTTTTATTTTGGCCATCCTGCCGCTTCTGGAAGGCGGAGACAATTCCCAATTTTTGACTATTTATTGGTCAGCGCTTTTTGCCGTTCTGCTGGCAATTTCCGCGGTTAAAAGATTTGCCGAGTTCAGGACGGTGGCTTTGATCGTTGGTTTGGCGATTTTCGCGAAGATGCTTTTTTATGATTTGATTTTCATGGACGGGTTTAGCCATGTGGCGGAAGAATGGAGGCTGTTAGCTTATTTGATCGGCATCGTTCTTCTTTATGCCGGCTATATCCTTAATTTGCGGCAAAAGGAATTATTATCAGCGGCTATGAAAAAATTACCAGTCATTTATAGCTGGCTGGGAGTCGGAGCGCTGTTCATTATGCTCTGGCTGGAGCTTTCCGGCTATTGGATCTCCGTGGGTTGGGCGATCTTGGCTTTAGCTTTGGTTTTGCTGGGATTTGTTTGGAATAAACGGGAATTGCGCTATCAGGGGATTGCTGTTTTGGCCGTGACGATTTTCAAAGTTTTTCTTTATGATACGAGCAAGCTGGAAAGCATTTATCGCACCATTTCCTTCATGGTTTTGGGTGTGATCCTCCTGGCCGCTTCGTTCCTGTATAACAAATATAAAGAGAAAATAAAACGGATTTTATAA
- a CDS encoding sigma-70 family RNA polymerase sigma factor, translating to MKQRAKKKNQAARKAAAKPSKRALKKKLYREKFRHKKWHKHHEKKPAAEVMIMPAPNPEQVKNLLDKGRLRGFLTETEILHLFSNVEDYVYDYELFLEALQDNGIQIIEDTGKILDFADLTPSKKGDKKGDKREKRTSMLAPTVDLSKLSSDSIQMYLKEIGRVPLLTTEEEVELAKRKERGDRQAERKLIEANLRLVVSIAKKFAGAKGLSLLDLIQEGNIGLFRAVEKFEYRKGYKFSTYATWWIRQAITRALADQSRTIRIPVHMVETINKFQQVERRLVQDLGREPLPEEIAAEMNEELDKIKYIMKISQDTISLETSVGDEDEDSVLEDFIEDVKNVAPDRSAALKLLKDYVKNIVANLAPREQKILEMRFGLTDGVAHTLEEVGQEFDVTRERIRQIEAKALEKIKKDVSIKKLRDY from the coding sequence ATGAAACAACGCGCCAAGAAGAAAAACCAAGCGGCGAGAAAAGCGGCGGCGAAGCCTTCCAAAAGGGCTTTAAAGAAAAAGCTTTATCGCGAAAAGTTTCGGCATAAAAAGTGGCATAAGCATCACGAGAAAAAACCGGCGGCGGAAGTGATGATCATGCCCGCGCCGAACCCGGAGCAAGTGAAAAATTTATTAGATAAAGGCCGGCTGCGCGGTTTTTTGACCGAGACGGAAATTTTGCATTTGTTCTCCAATGTCGAGGATTATGTCTATGATTATGAACTTTTTTTGGAAGCTTTGCAGGACAACGGCATCCAGATTATTGAAGATACGGGTAAGATTTTGGATTTTGCCGATTTGACGCCGTCCAAAAAAGGCGACAAGAAAGGCGACAAAAGAGAAAAAAGAACATCAATGCTGGCGCCGACCGTCGATCTGTCCAAGTTAAGTTCGGATTCGATCCAGATGTATCTGAAAGAGATCGGCCGCGTGCCGCTTTTAACCACCGAAGAAGAAGTTGAGCTGGCCAAGCGCAAAGAAAGAGGGGACAGGCAGGCGGAAAGAAAATTGATCGAAGCTAATTTGCGTTTAGTCGTTTCAATCGCCAAAAAATTCGCCGGCGCCAAAGGATTATCTTTATTGGACCTGATCCAGGAAGGCAATATCGGTTTGTTCCGCGCCGTGGAAAAATTCGAATATCGCAAAGGCTATAAATTTTCCACTTACGCGACCTGGTGGATCAGGCAGGCGATCACCCGCGCTCTGGCCGATCAATCCCGCACGATCCGCATTCCCGTGCATATGGTGGAGACGATCAATAAATTCCAGCAAGTCGAGCGCCGCCTGGTGCAGGATCTTGGCCGCGAACCTTTGCCGGAAGAGATTGCCGCGGAAATGAACGAAGAATTGGACAAGATCAAATATATCATGAAGATTTCGCAGGATACGATCTCGCTGGAAACTTCGGTCGGCGATGAAGACGAAGATTCGGTGCTGGAAGATTTTATCGAAGACGTAAAGAATGTCGCGCCTGACCGTTCGGCCGCTTTGAAACTGCTTAAGGATTACGTGAAAAATATCGTGGCCAATCTGGCTCCGCGAGAACAGAAAATCCTGGAAATGCGCTTCGGTCTGACCGATGGCGTGGCGCATACCCTGGAAGAAGTCGGCCAGGAATTCGACGTTACCCGCGAGCGCATCCGCCAGATCGAAGCCAAAGCTCTGGAAAAGATCAAGAAAGACGTCTCGATCAAAAAATTGCGTGATTATTAA